The following are encoded together in the Peromyscus leucopus breed LL Stock chromosome 1, UCI_PerLeu_2.1, whole genome shotgun sequence genome:
- the C5ar2 gene encoding C5a anaphylatoxin chemotactic receptor 2 has translation MMNHTTSSGDNYEYDYELYHDLPDVPVDCPDGSCVSSDFYLITLLLLYAAIFLVGVPGNTMVAWVTWKESRHRLGTSWFLHLAIADLLCCVSLPFLAVPIAQKGHWPYGAAGCWLLPSLTVLSMYASVLLLTALSADLFLLALRPSWKAADRRKLGVRAAQVSSWMLALLLTVPSAVYLRLLQEHFPSRLVCGIDYGRSVAAEATITTVRFLFGFLAPLVFMASGHSILQRQLTRRHWPLGTAVVVGFFICWTPYHILRVIIAVAEPSSSFLARVLEAEPLVTGLALAHSAVNPIMFLYFGRKQLCRSLQAACRWALRDPQDEESVVSKVSTSHEVTSEMAV, from the coding sequence ATGATGAATCATACCACCAGCTCCGGGGATAATTACGAGTATGATTACGAACTTTACCATGATCTTCCGGATGTCCCCGTAGACTGCCCAGATGGGAGCTGCGTCTCTAGTGATTTCTACCTCATAACCCTGCTTCTGCTGTATGCAGCCATCTTCCTGGTGGGTGTGCCAGGCAACACCATGGTGGCTTGGGTAACCTGGAAAGAGTCCCGCCACAGGCTCGGGACCTCTTGGTTCCTGCACCTGGCCATAGCTGACTTGCtttgctgtgtgtctctgcccTTCCTGGCTGTGCCCATTGCCCAAAAGGGTCACTGGCCGTATGGGGCAgcaggctgctggctgctgccctcCCTTACGGTCCTGTCTATGTATGCAAGTGTGCTGCTCCTGACGGCCCTCAGCGCTGACCTCTTCCTACTGGCTTTGAGGCCCTCCTGGAAGGCGGCTGATCGCCGGAAGCTCGGGGTGCGGGCGGCCCAGGTCTCTTCCTGGATGTTGGCCCTGCTGCTGACGGTACCCTCAGCTGTTTACCTTAGGCTGCTTCAGGAGCACTTCCCTTCTCGGCTTGTGTGTGGCATAGACTACGGGCGATCGGTGGCTGCAGAGGCCACCATCACCACGGTTCGATTTCTCTTTGGCTTCCTGGCGCCATTGGTGTTTATGGCCAGTGGCCACAGCATCCTCCAACGGCAATTGACCCGACGTCACTGGCCACTGGGCACAGCTGTCGTGGTGGGGTTTTTCATCTGCTGGACCCCTTACCACATCCTGAGGGTCATAATCGCAGTGGCTGAGCCTTCCTCCTCATTCCTAGCCCGGGTCTTGGAGGCTGAGCCTCTGGTTACGGGCCTGGCCCTCGCTCACAGCGCTGTCAATCCTATAATGTTTTTGTACTTTGGAAGGAAACAACTGTGCCGGTCACTCCAGGCTGCCTGCCGCTGGGCCCTGAGGGATCCACAGGATGAGGAAAGTgtggtgagcaaggtgtccaccAGCCACGAGGTGACGTCTGAGATGGCCGTGTAG